TCATTCTatctctcttcattttttaaaaaatgttcatcTTCATCTTCCCTGTCTCGTTTTAATGTTTTAAGATGCTGATAAAACAATTTCTTagaattttaacaaaaaatatatctcATTCTGTCTAATGttctttatttcacatcttttctttaattctatttctccctcttctttcttctaccatctctctctctccctctccctgcTTGTTATTGTACCTCTTTGCTCATCAGACCACTTACCTAcacagtattttattttttttactatgtttaTGTAATGTCATTGTCACAGTTTATACTATTGTAAACAAACCACCTAAGCAGAGTGAGAACATGGTCTTGAAAAGGTCTAGAAGACACCCACATCCACCACAGCATCTACCAGATAAATGACAAGAAAGGCCAAACAGTGCCCCTTCCCTTCCCCCATCCTTTTTAATTTGGTCCTTGGCTCATCCCGATCAATATGCATTTGTTATGCAAATGAGCTCCTAGCCCAAGACTGTCGGCTTGCGGTGAATGGGGGAAGACAAAACCAGCAGataaaaaatcattatgatCAAACAGTTGGGTAATAGTCCACTCACAAGGGAGGGGTGTGCAGGTTGATTATATTGCGATGgtaattatttcaattaattgtaAAAAACTCTTAGGAATTCAAAGATTTGAAGATGCTGTCGTGTGATCTCCTTGAGGATTGCCATTTAGAGACAGTTAAGCCTCACAGAAATCTTCTTAGTGGTGTTGAGAAGGAGCTGCTTCAAAAGGCTGCTGTTTGGCAGCTTATCCTGTCGAGGCGATGAACCATTCCTTGGATCCTCGTTATAGTGGTTGCGTCCCATCGATTGTAAAACtctccccccacacacaaatGTGCAAAGCTGGACTTCTCAATTGCCTGCTACTTACTCTGCATTTGTTGATTTTTCTGAAACAATTGTGGTAATTCAAGCCATCTGTGGATTTCTTATTCAGTGGAATACATTATGTGAATACATAGCTTTGACGTGATATACTGTGAGTATctaaatttcaatttgtacTGATACCTGTTAATGAAAAGAGTTGTGGTTTTTCTTAAACATGTGATGGGATGGGTAAATAGCTTGTTTGGTGGTCACTCCGGTTTATGTCAGTTATGTGGATCAATACTTTAAAAAGTTGAGTTTTGCAAAATgcaggtacatgtagatataatgaaaaaaaatggctttTATATTTGTGTGATACattatattttctgtttcattCTCTTTCCAGGCCTACAAGCCACTCTGGACCTGTTACTCAATAGTGTTTTAGAGTTGTTCGACCATACACGGAggatttcaaatttaaaaggaCAAAGGAGAATATTGATTTGGGTGTCCAATGGGTACAAGACCTAACGGACAAAAGCCCTCGTATGGGGAGGCAGTTAACATGGCTGACTCGGCCAATACCAGCTTTGCAAGTGATTATGGCAACCACAATGACTCCAAGACCCTTGTTCTCCAGGGTCAGAACCATGTTGTATCTAATCACATTGCAGGCAACCATGTTGTAGGCAACTTCAACAACCTCGCAGCAGAGTCCATGAAGTCATATGCTTCATCCACAACAGAGGTCTCAATGAGACATCACATTCCGAAGAGACGGAGACTTGTGGAGAAGAACGGTCGCTGCAATGTTGAGTTTGAGAGCAAGGCAAAGCACTGGCGGCTTCAATTCTTCAAGGATATCTTCACAACTTCAGTGGATATGCCATGGAGATGGAACATCATCATGGTATGTCTTGGATTTCTCATCAGTTGGTTGGTGTTTGCTGGAATATATTATGCCATTGCCTGGGGTAGAGGAGACTTTGATCAGCTAGACAACTCAGAATGGTCACCTTGCTTCCGTAACTTCTACAACTGGAATTCAGCGTTGCTCTACAGCATTGAGGCGCAAACGACGATAGGTTTCGGGTTCCGTTGCCCAACGGAGCAGTGTCCGGAGGCCATCGTGTTCCTTGTTGTCCAAGTCCTGCTTGCCAACTTCCTGGAGGCATTCATCATCGGTGCCTTCATTGCCAAATTCTCCCGACCAAAGATGCGAGCAAGTACCCTGCTCTTCAGCAAGACTGCCTGCATCACCAAGCAAGATGGAAGATTATGTCTTATCTTCAGGATAGGTGACCTACGACAGAAAAGCCAGATCGTAGAGGGTCACATCAGGTTACAGCTAATCAAACACCATGTCACACAGGAAGGAGCATGTTTTCCGTACAAAATCTTTGATTTGAACATCGGCCATGAATTTGGCCTTGACCGCATCTTTCTGGTGTGGCCACTCACAATATGCCATGTCATCGACAGTAAAAGTCCCCTGTATGAGATATCAAGAGACAGTCTTCCTGGAGCTGAGTTTGAGATTGTTGCCATCCTTGAGGGTATTGTAGAGTCCACAGGGACCACCACTCAAGCAAGGACTTCCTACCTCCCAGATGAAATCATGTGGGGGTATGATTTTGAGAACATCATCTTTGATAACGATGGAATGCATTTCATTGACTTTGAACGCTTCAACCATCTGACTGAGGTGCCTGCCTTTACCCATCTTAGTCCAAAGGAATACTATGAAGAGGTGAGGCGGCAGAACCCAAATGGTGATGGACCAATTTGGGCAGAGCGGAAGGAAAGTACCTGCAGCGCTACGACCAGTACGCCGGTCAAAAAGCAGTCTTCTTTCAGAAGATCGAGACAGATTGAGTTTGAGTCAAGGCTGTGACTAGACAGAGGAACTTTATAAAAaggaatatttgaaaaaaataacaggtAAGAATAAAACACATTCCATGTCATCAATGCCTATTCAACAATTAAAACGgtcattgatttttctcttctgaTGATTTCTACAAGAAGCATGAGATAAATTTGTAGGAAGAAACTCCAAATACTGATTCAGATTTAAgaaggggtaaaaaaaaattatccatatTTAATCCGTTGTCATTTCCCAGTCTCAAATTTATTATGAACCagttattttattgtcatttttaaaatcaaattaggaAAGCAGAATTACAATCATGCATATCTATATTACATTTGAACtataaaacaattgaaaaaaaatatattaaaatataaatgaataaaaatatcccATTGATCTTCAACACTGTTTTTCCTGTTATGATAGGATTCCAAATAagttacaaaagaaatacatttattAAATAACCATATATTAATCACTTTTATTTCTCCTTTATAGATAGGGGTTTAGAATCATAAattagtttcatgaaataaaaccaACTCAAGTACCTTGAAAGATGTTCTATACTGTACATAGATACAAGTACGACCATGATCTGCATTGAAAAGGAATTAATAGTACATTAGGAGCTGATTGGCTTAGTCACAGCTAAATTCATAGGCTTTAATTGCCTCAGAAAAGATTTGGGTGAGGTAATAAGGTGTACAGTTGATAGTGTCTACAATTTAATTAGTAGTCCTAGTCTTTGATGCAGTGATAAATTCTTGTAATAAGTAGTCTCATGATCCCAGCACCAGCGCCCTTTCCATGAAACCTAAAATTTGCAAGTGACAacctattgttataagctactaaaatggtgtattttgattggtcaaaagtttgtcatcaatttcaggataatttgttattgataatgattttgattgatgaGAATTTTCTGGGTTAAATCCTTTGAACTAAAAATAGAAATCACTGGGAGTAGCTGAGGAGGTCTTGGGTTGACTGAGCTTTCTATAGATATTATAGAGGGCAATATGAAGTAAATGATCTTCATTTGCTTCCAATTATCTATTAGAACATTTGATGTTTTATGATTGTGTCCACTATACGTGGATCAAATGTTAAgtcaattaaaaaagttattttcttCATATATGTAGTGGGGTAGGCTATATCAGCATTGATGCAACTGTACCATAAAAGAAGATGATTTACAGTAAAGAAAGTGATGCTGCAAGTCTTCACTTTGTAGATGATATTTataaattgtcattttaaaagaaaaccgGAAAAATAATACATCATGTTGCATATCACATGACTGTATCTCTTATGACACCGAAAGCTGATTAtgtgattgcaactctttgaaATGACAAATGTggaatcattatttcattattcttatttttcttacaaaaaCACATACACATAAGCCCGTGTTGGATAATGGATATGGACTGAAAATGATACACCACAAAGTGTATAGCATAAATTATTTGATGTTcaactaacaaaaaaataacatttttgtcCCCTTCaagcttacatgtatatgtatgacATCAATTGATTGTGCAGACTGCATTTTATTGTGTGATTATTTTTCTGTCAAATTGGAAGAAAAGTTGTAAAACTActctttatttattatttataatgaaatttcccttatactttaaagtattatttttgttgGGCTAGCACTGTGAATGTACCTAGATTGCACTGTTTGCATTTAATAAGTATGATATGATAAATCATTATTTAATAATGGGGGTTATATATTGATGTactttacaaaaaatacaataacaatCAAGATAGACTACGTACATTtcatatatgaatattcataaattacAAACTTAATAGCTTTAATAAATTATTAAACTCAGAATAATTTTGTAATtgataaaattagaataaaaaatgtTTGGGAAGATcaaaacaacatattttttttatcataaaattttatttgtCTATTATATATTTACCTTCAGTGAAGTCCTATATTATAGCAATACTCTGCTGCGATTCTTAAAAGGGTCTGTCATATGGGTTTTAGAAAAATATACTAGTGGCACCTTGTTCCCATAAGCAATCAGTAAAAGAATTTAATAAAAGGATTCGTCTGATGAATAAGGCTAGAGACAAAGTGTAATTAAAGCGTTTGCTAGAGCAAATATAGTAAGTGTGCTCATCTAAATGACTGGGCCCCCTGAAATACCAAATGAACTTGGGTCTAAGTATGCCAGCTGATACATTGTACTTCATTGATGTGTGTCTACTAATTGAAAGACTATTAATAGCTGCATGGcaaataaagaataatttgGTAGCTTGGGAAAGAGACTGAGAGTGATCAggggagaagaaagagagaaaaaaggtgaCTGTATAGAGAAATGTATAGAAATAATGGAAGAAACATTGTGTTGGGAAGGTTGGAGAGAGAGAATATTCTTGTTGGTGGATGCGAATTTATATGTATGGCTCCAAAAGCATGAACAAAGATATGTTTTCGATAGAATACAGGTTGTATGCTATTATTTTTCTGGTCAATCAAGGCTTCCGGTTATGACCTATTTTAAATCAATTGTCACACCCTGTGCTTGATTTAGCTAATTGAAAGTTATTATTTCTGATCAATAATTACATTTCAGGAAAGTAATTGGTTCACCTTTAGATATTAATGAATATGATCTGGGCAGAGAAAAATCTGCATTTGGATCTCACCCTTGGCTAAAGGCTCAATTAGCTTTCATTACTTTCAAACCTTTTATGTGGATCCAATATAGAGTCAAATATATCTTGCTTGAGAAGAGTCAAGAGAATATATCTTGAAAACAAACTTCCCCTTTTTTTAGATTTCTGTATTCTTTGCATTCATTTATTCTACcattttttccgggggggggggggggggggggtaactatCCTGACAGAGATGTGACACCAAAAAAGGTGTAAAAAGAGAACTCTGTTGAATAAAATGCAATTCCCTTTAAATCACCACTCATGAGaaagaattattcattttgaagATATCAAGCAAAAAAACAAGTACACAAAATTGCAAAAACTGGAATTGTTTGTTGGAGTTTACTATTGTTAAGGTACATTGTAGGAAAAATgttgagtgccccccccttCTTAACctggactatccttaaccccatactatctttttggggattcacactgtcttgtgaatattgatgattttgccacACAGCGCGTGATTAAATTGCAATTTTTGATTTCTGTCATTGGCTAATGCTaagccccacttttccttagcccgGTTTCGTTTCACaatgcatctcttagcaccgcaatatACCGGCTTTTTTGGAGGGCCAGATAGTAGTGTACTATTTAccatgctagcccactttgctaaaaccaAAGTGGGCTTAGCTTAACCCTGGGGAATTGGTGGGGAGACCCGCctcccttagccccaccaatttcttggggttaaggaaaaaagTGCAGTGTTAAATAGAAGCTCCTTGAACACatagcaaggtggatacatgtatgtgcattgTACAAATATcctacagtgtatatatatcattattattattctctcTACTTTCCTAATTCCCCCCCTCTCATGCAGTCTTCATAATATTTTGTAATCCGTGTCAATATTCATGTTTAGAAATACATATACTGTAGCCTTTTTACTTCCATCCCTCATTGTAGGCACGATAGCTCAGTCGTTAGAGctggagggtgtttcacaaagatttaagtatgacttagagtcgcacttaaatgccgagttgcgtacggtatgaaaggcttgaccacattggtcagatcgtgccaagaggacgcgcactactgcgtatctatcaataagatcgcacgttgcatatcatgtatgcatcggcatttaagtgcgacttaagtcatacttaaatctttgtgaaacaccccccaggagtTTTGTATTCTGGTGACCTGGGTTCAATTCCCAATTGgtgtgctagtgccctttggtaaggtatttaaatcctcattaccaggttcTTTGGAGAAGACCTAAGGCCATCAGTCCtttggttgcttgcttacaagcttTCATGTTTTTTAGCAATCAGGCTTTAAAAATGACTAACTTATTAATCaacatgaatgaaagaaaaatattcagcaccatcaacatcaacatatgTACACAATCAAACCATTCCTCCTGTgctatacattttatttattccataaaaaaatgCTGACCTTTTTGAGCTAATGAGATGTGGAAGAAACAAAAAAGGGAAACAgctttgaattgtgtttttttatattgattattgaaTAGAATGGAACAGCAAGATAAACAATATGTGGGAAAGAGTACTGTGGCGGCCATGTGTGAGAAAAAGTCTATTCAATTACATCATATTCCAAAACACCCACGCACATGGTCTTATTTAAAGAGTAAATCAAATTTATAACtaaaattatcttatttcttattttttcaaatactaCCTCTTGATGGGGCTGATGAATtaggtaaaaaaattgaaattgggtataatttaaaaaaaatgaaaagagggaataattttttttggcagGATATATGATCAatgtaatttgtattttgaatatttgtaaatattttttgcttttgattatttacaatgaattaatcaataaaaaatattgaagaaaacatGCAGGATGCATAAAGAActaaatatttgataaattttagaTAATGAGACTTCCATTTTGTCTGTAAGGTTCAGGTACATTTGAATTTACATTAggaggatatatatatatatatatatgtattctgGTGACCTGGGTTCAATTCCCAATTGgtgtgctagtgccctttggtaaggtatttaaatcctcattaccaggaaCTTTGGAGAAGACCTTAGGCTatcagtcctctggttgcttgcttacaagcttTCATGTTTTTTAGCAATCAGGCTTTAAAAAATTACTGCCTTATTAATCAACatgattgaaagaaaaatattcagcaccatcaacatcaacatatgTACACAATCAAACCATTCCTCCTGTgctatacattttatttattccataaaaaaatgCTGACCTTTTTGAGTTAATGAGACGTGGAAGAAACAAAAAAGGGAAACAGCTTTTTTGAATTGtgatttgtttatatatattgtttatatatatatatatatatatatatatatagaagtAAATGTTTTTGACTAATGACTTTGTAAATAAAGGAGGATGGTGACCACTAATATACCTGTACAGCattctttacaaatttgactttgaattatttcattaaaagattTTTGTTCATGACTCTTCTTTTCGAaccttttcaaaaatttcacttATCAGTCCTCATATTAATTCTCGTATTTGGATaaacatatttctttaaaatgaaattcaaacattgtttcattGATAAACTCTGTTGGTAACAGTTTGCCACGTAAAGGCATGCACTAGAAAACACCAAGCATATGTTTGTGTATAGGTTTCAAGTGTACTGAGATGAATAAACATATGGTCGGAAATTCATAATTCATGCAATTAATCATTAC
This genomic window from Lytechinus variegatus isolate NC3 chromosome 10, Lvar_3.0, whole genome shotgun sequence contains:
- the LOC121423340 gene encoding G protein-activated inward rectifier potassium channel 3-like, which codes for MGTRPNGQKPSYGEAVNMADSANTSFASDYGNHNDSKTLVLQGQNHVVSNHIAGNHVVGNFNNLAAESMKSYASSTTEVSMRHHIPKRRRLVEKNGRCNVEFESKAKHWRLQFFKDIFTTSVDMPWRWNIIMVCLGFLISWLVFAGIYYAIAWGRGDFDQLDNSEWSPCFRNFYNWNSALLYSIEAQTTIGFGFRCPTEQCPEAIVFLVVQVLLANFLEAFIIGAFIAKFSRPKMRASTLLFSKTACITKQDGRLCLIFRIGDLRQKSQIVEGHIRLQLIKHHVTQEGACFPYKIFDLNIGHEFGLDRIFLVWPLTICHVIDSKSPLYEISRDSLPGAEFEIVAILEGIVESTGTTTQARTSYLPDEIMWGYDFENIIFDNDGMHFIDFERFNHLTEVPAFTHLSPKEYYEEVRRQNPNGDGPIWAERKESTCSATTSTPVKKQSSFRRSRQIEFESRL